A single region of the Gemmata palustris genome encodes:
- a CDS encoding inositol-3-phosphate synthase has protein sequence MAQRRVGLWLIGACGGVASTTALGLSALARGHTPTTGMVTALPQFRGHDFDEPGAFVLGGHDIRKGNFVTAARELHERSNVFDERTLAACVGDLETWSANIRPGVVYRPNAAITALADRGDMRRANTAREAIDAIQADFKAFKTANKLDQVVVVNAASTEPPFEATDEQKSLELLIPALDRPAPAALPTSGVYAFAALDAGLPYVNMTPSRGATLPALEELARKRGVPHAGQDLKTGETLIKSVLAPMFARRNLRVLSWVGHNILGNRDGQVLNDPDNKASKVKSKDLLLAELLGYKPQSHVSIEYIESLDDWKTAWDHIHYEGFLGTKMMMQFTWQGCDSLLAAPLVIDLVRLAALAQRRGESGPMSHTACFFKSPVGVTEHDFGKQFQMLEDYLMAAK, from the coding sequence ATGGCCCAGCGGCGCGTCGGATTGTGGCTCATCGGTGCGTGCGGCGGCGTCGCCAGTACGACCGCACTCGGACTCTCTGCGCTCGCACGCGGGCACACCCCAACAACGGGTATGGTCACCGCCTTGCCCCAATTCCGCGGGCACGACTTTGACGAACCGGGCGCGTTCGTTCTCGGCGGGCACGACATCAGGAAGGGGAACTTCGTTACCGCTGCGCGCGAGCTGCACGAGCGGTCGAACGTGTTCGACGAGCGCACGCTGGCGGCTTGTGTGGGCGACCTGGAAACGTGGTCGGCGAACATCCGGCCCGGCGTGGTGTATCGCCCCAACGCCGCGATCACCGCACTCGCCGACCGGGGCGACATGCGCCGAGCTAACACCGCGCGCGAGGCGATTGATGCGATCCAGGCGGACTTCAAAGCGTTCAAGACCGCCAACAAGCTCGATCAGGTCGTGGTGGTGAACGCGGCCTCGACCGAGCCGCCGTTTGAAGCGACCGACGAGCAGAAATCACTGGAACTCCTGATTCCCGCGCTCGATCGCCCCGCGCCCGCGGCGCTGCCCACGAGCGGGGTGTACGCATTCGCCGCGCTCGACGCCGGGTTACCTTACGTGAACATGACCCCGAGCCGCGGCGCTACACTTCCCGCACTCGAAGAACTCGCGCGCAAGCGCGGCGTCCCGCACGCGGGGCAAGACCTGAAGACCGGCGAAACGCTCATCAAATCGGTGCTGGCGCCGATGTTCGCCCGGCGCAACCTCCGCGTCCTCAGTTGGGTCGGGCACAACATCCTCGGCAACCGCGACGGGCAGGTGCTCAACGACCCCGACAACAAGGCCAGCAAGGTGAAGAGCAAGGATCTGCTCCTCGCGGAACTGCTCGGGTACAAGCCGCAATCGCACGTGAGCATCGAGTACATCGAGTCGCTGGACGACTGGAAGACCGCATGGGACCATATCCACTACGAGGGCTTCCTCGGCACGAAGATGATGATGCAGTTCACGTGGCAGGGGTGCGACTCGCTGCTCGCCGCGCCCCTCGTGATCGACCTCGTCCGGCTCGCGGCTCTCGCGCAGCGTCGGGGCGAAAGTGGGCCGATGTCGCACACCGCGTGCTTCTTCAAGAGCCCCGTTGGGGTCACGGAGCACGACTTCGGCAAACAGTTCCAGATGCTGGAAGACTATTTGATGGCGGCCAAATAA
- a CDS encoding glycosyltransferase family 87 protein: MTYSGVANWLRQRLWVGVVIGCVPWIVWVVSLASGGWYKDSRDQLVGTDHLAFYHAARLIRDGESYRLYNYNDLADTKYQQQLLGWDWSGFEAYRNPPFYALLYVPTAGLPYPVSFLIWTGIGFALLGLAIRLLTPERPGRAFLWALTFFPVFATVSFGQNTLISLAIFAGVYRLLSSERPFAAGLVAGLLWFKPQLLLGLFVWWALEPRRYFRCWLGVGASGAILAAVSWIAVPDGSRAFVQTLAANAGFGGFGQWNVVNPKAFFVLLLPGFPQLHWPLAALCSLASIGIAWRVKQKTGAPVTVMFPVAAFLSLWASPHALIYEWTLLVAAAVVLWETRPESRAAWLCLFALSWIGLSTTTALARVQDLQQFPVVLQVGVPIMGVVGWLTARELVRAPRAQP; the protein is encoded by the coding sequence ACGTACTCCGGGGTGGCGAACTGGCTGCGCCAACGGCTGTGGGTCGGGGTCGTAATCGGGTGCGTGCCGTGGATCGTGTGGGTCGTGAGTCTTGCTAGCGGCGGGTGGTACAAGGACAGCCGGGACCAGCTCGTCGGTACCGACCACCTCGCGTTCTATCACGCGGCTCGGCTCATACGCGACGGCGAATCGTACCGCCTTTACAACTACAACGACCTCGCGGACACGAAGTATCAGCAACAGTTACTCGGCTGGGACTGGAGCGGCTTCGAGGCGTACCGCAACCCGCCGTTCTACGCGCTCCTGTATGTGCCCACTGCCGGGTTACCGTACCCAGTAAGCTTCCTAATCTGGACTGGCATCGGCTTCGCGCTGTTAGGGCTTGCAATCCGATTGCTCACCCCCGAGCGCCCCGGGCGCGCGTTCCTGTGGGCGCTCACGTTCTTTCCGGTGTTCGCGACCGTGAGTTTCGGTCAGAACACGCTCATCAGCCTCGCGATCTTCGCAGGCGTGTACCGGCTCCTAAGTTCCGAGCGACCGTTCGCGGCCGGGTTGGTCGCGGGGCTGTTGTGGTTCAAGCCGCAACTGCTGCTCGGGCTGTTCGTGTGGTGGGCGCTCGAGCCGCGTCGATACTTCCGCTGCTGGCTCGGCGTGGGCGCAAGCGGAGCGATCCTTGCTGCGGTGTCGTGGATCGCCGTACCGGACGGTTCGCGTGCGTTCGTTCAAACGCTGGCCGCGAACGCCGGGTTCGGCGGGTTCGGTCAGTGGAACGTCGTGAACCCGAAGGCGTTTTTTGTACTGCTCCTGCCGGGATTCCCGCAATTACACTGGCCGCTCGCGGCCCTGTGTTCACTCGCAAGTATCGGCATCGCATGGCGGGTGAAGCAGAAAACGGGCGCGCCGGTAACGGTGATGTTCCCGGTCGCGGCCTTTTTGTCGCTGTGGGCTTCGCCGCACGCGCTCATTTATGAGTGGACGCTGCTCGTTGCTGCGGCCGTGGTGTTGTGGGAGACGCGGCCCGAATCGCGCGCGGCATGGCTCTGTTTGTTCGCGCTTTCGTGGATCGGGCTGAGTACCACGACCGCGCTCGCCCGCGTGCAAGACCTGCAACAGTTCCCGGTAGTCCTCCAGGTCGGCGTGCCGATAATGGGAGTGGTCGGTTGGCTCACGGCGCGGGAGTTGGTGCGAGCGCCCCGCGCGCAGCCGTGA